The Citrifermentans bemidjiense Bem genome window below encodes:
- the ybaK gene encoding Cys-tRNA(Pro) deacylase, giving the protein MAKFKSPVTAAVRVLRQAGVSYGEHPYQYEEKGGTAVSARELGVDESCVIKTLIMEDEAKSPLVVLMHGDLQVSTKELARVIGVKSVAPCTPDTANRHSGYMVGGTSPFGTRKQMPVYLEESILELPLIYINGGSRGFLVSMPPSELVRVLQPVLVKVGI; this is encoded by the coding sequence ATGGCCAAGTTTAAGTCCCCCGTGACAGCTGCGGTACGCGTGCTGCGGCAGGCAGGGGTATCCTACGGCGAACATCCCTACCAGTACGAGGAAAAGGGGGGGACCGCAGTCTCGGCGCGGGAGCTCGGCGTAGACGAGAGCTGCGTCATCAAGACCCTGATCATGGAGGACGAGGCGAAAAGCCCCCTCGTGGTCCTCATGCACGGAGACCTCCAGGTCTCCACCAAGGAACTGGCGCGCGTAATCGGCGTCAAGTCCGTCGCCCCCTGCACCCCGGATACGGCAAACCGCCACTCCGGCTACATGGTGGGGGGGACCTCACCCTTCGGCACCAGGAAACAGATGCCGGTCTACCTGGAAGAGAGCATCCTGGAACTGCCGCTCATCTACATTAACGGCGGCAGCCGCGGTTTCCTGGTTTCCATGCCCCCCTCCGAGCTGGTGCGGGTGCTGCAGCCGGTACTGGTGAAAGTCGGTATCTAG
- a CDS encoding response regulator, with amino-acid sequence MQNDNDRVVAKVLVMDDDEMVRFVAGETLKRYGFEVEFAIDGSEAVELYRERHQAGLTFAAVILDLNIPGGMGGQEAMKRLLEIDPGAKGYVSSGRTDDPVMVNFKTFGFAGTIEKPYFYLNKQLMEDFSKSLRENG; translated from the coding sequence ATGCAAAACGACAACGATCGGGTAGTTGCGAAGGTACTTGTCATGGACGACGACGAAATGGTCCGTTTCGTCGCGGGCGAGACCTTGAAGAGGTACGGCTTTGAGGTCGAGTTCGCTATTGACGGTTCCGAGGCTGTCGAACTGTACCGGGAGCGGCACCAGGCGGGGCTGACCTTCGCCGCGGTGATACTGGATCTGAACATCCCCGGGGGGATGGGGGGGCAGGAGGCGATGAAGCGCCTGCTGGAAATCGACCCGGGCGCCAAGGGGTACGTCTCTAGCGGCCGCACCGACGATCCGGTCATGGTAAATTTCAAGACCTTCGGCTTTGCCGGCACCATCGAAAAACCCTACTTTTACCTCAACAAGCAGCTGATGGAAGATTTCAGCAAAAGCCTGCGCGAGAACGGTTAG